In the genome of Aigarchaeota archaeon, the window CTTAAAGGGAAGCATGTCAGTCGAGGAGGCGATATTCCGGCGTAGGTCCGAAAGGAGGTATGCAGCAGGCAAGCTTACGCTCGAGCAAGTTTCACAACTGATGTGGTGCGCCCAGGGAATAACGGACCACAGGAACATGTTGAGGGCAACCCCGTCTGCAGGTGCCACATACCCGCTCGAGGTTTATGCTGTAGTGAAAGACAGCGGTGTGGAAGGCTTGGAGGCTGGCGCGTACCATTACCGACCAGAAGACCACTCTCTAGAACTGAGAAGAGGCGGCGACCTTAACGAGGATTTGGCGTCAGCCTGTCTTGGACAGAGTTGGGT includes:
- a CDS encoding SagB/ThcOx family dehydrogenase, producing the protein MSLKPTKKVMLRSPSLKGSMSVEEAIFRRRSERRYAAGKLTLEQVSQLMWCAQGITDHRNMLRATPSAGATYPLEVYAVVKDSGVEGLEAGAYHYRPEDHSLELRRGGDLNEDLASACLGQSWVREAPLNIVITAIYARTTRRYGTRGERYVLIEVGHASQNIYLQATAMGLGTVAVGAFYDEKVREVLGLSEEERPLYVMPIGISLRKRVT